The Mycobacterium seoulense genome has a window encoding:
- a CDS encoding ABC-F family ATP-binding cassette domain-containing protein — MAHLLGAEAVRLEYPTQLVFDSVTLGVNDGARIGIVGRNGDGKSSLLRLLTGHLAPDSGRVTRRSGLRVGALSQADTLDPDRTVGWTLVGEAAEHQWAGDARVRDVVAGLVSDIGWDAAIATLSGGQRRRVQLAELLVGEWDVIALDEPTNHLDIEGITWLAEHLKQRWARNTGGLLLVTHDRWFLDEVATTTWEVHDGIVEPFEGGYAAYVLQRVERDRMAAATEAKRQNLMRKELAWLRRGAPARTSKPKFRIEAANQLIADVPPLRDTVELAKLATARLGKDVVDLLDVSVAFDGRPVLRDVEWRIAPGERTGIVGANGAGKSTLLGLIAGTVTPDTGRVKRGKTVRLAVLDQQGDALAELIDDRIADVLGRLRVGYEVEGREVTPAQLLERLGFGRGQLSARIGELSGGQRRRLQLMLTLLSEPNVLLLDEPTNDVDTDMLTAMEDLLDSWAGTLIVVSHDRYLLERITDQQYAILDGRLRHLPGGIDEYLRLAARRAAPPAPAPAPAPEPALSGAERRAAEKELAGMDRQLARLADRIAAKHHELAEHDQSDHIGIARLTQELRALEDEVASTESRWLDLSEILE, encoded by the coding sequence GTGGCGCACCTATTGGGGGCCGAGGCCGTCCGACTCGAATACCCGACCCAACTGGTTTTCGACTCGGTCACCCTCGGCGTGAACGACGGCGCGCGCATCGGCATCGTCGGCCGCAACGGTGACGGCAAGTCCAGCCTGCTGCGCCTGCTGACCGGTCACCTGGCGCCCGACTCCGGCCGGGTAACCCGGCGCAGCGGCCTGCGGGTCGGCGCGCTGAGCCAGGCGGACACCCTGGACCCGGACCGCACGGTGGGCTGGACGCTGGTGGGCGAGGCGGCCGAACACCAATGGGCCGGTGACGCGCGCGTCCGCGACGTGGTCGCCGGCCTGGTGTCCGACATCGGTTGGGACGCAGCGATCGCCACGCTCAGCGGCGGTCAGCGCCGGCGGGTCCAGCTCGCGGAGTTGCTGGTCGGCGAGTGGGACGTCATCGCGCTCGACGAGCCCACCAACCACCTGGACATCGAGGGCATCACCTGGCTGGCCGAGCACCTCAAACAGCGCTGGGCGCGCAACACCGGCGGCCTGCTGCTGGTGACGCACGACCGCTGGTTCCTCGACGAGGTCGCCACCACGACGTGGGAGGTGCACGACGGGATCGTGGAGCCGTTCGAGGGCGGCTACGCGGCCTACGTGCTGCAGCGCGTCGAGCGGGACCGGATGGCCGCCGCCACCGAGGCCAAGCGGCAGAACCTGATGCGCAAGGAGCTGGCGTGGCTGCGGCGCGGCGCGCCCGCGCGCACCTCGAAGCCCAAGTTCCGCATCGAGGCGGCCAACCAGCTGATCGCCGACGTGCCGCCGCTGCGCGACACCGTCGAGCTGGCCAAGCTGGCGACGGCGCGGCTGGGCAAGGACGTCGTCGACCTGCTCGACGTGTCGGTGGCGTTTGACGGCCGCCCGGTGCTGCGCGACGTCGAGTGGCGGATCGCCCCGGGCGAACGCACCGGCATCGTCGGCGCCAACGGCGCCGGCAAGTCGACGCTGCTGGGGCTGATCGCCGGCACCGTCACGCCGGACACCGGACGGGTCAAGCGCGGCAAGACGGTTCGGCTCGCCGTGCTCGACCAGCAGGGCGACGCCCTGGCCGAGCTGATCGACGACCGGATCGCCGACGTGCTGGGCCGGCTGCGCGTCGGCTACGAAGTCGAAGGCCGCGAGGTGACGCCGGCCCAGCTGCTGGAGCGGCTCGGCTTCGGTCGCGGCCAGCTGTCCGCCCGGATCGGCGAACTCTCCGGCGGGCAGCGGCGGCGGCTGCAGCTGATGCTCACCCTGCTGTCCGAGCCCAACGTGTTGCTCCTCGACGAACCGACCAACGACGTCGACACCGACATGCTGACCGCCATGGAGGATCTGCTCGACTCGTGGGCGGGCACGCTGATCGTCGTCTCGCACGACCGGTACCTGCTCGAGCGGATCACCGACCAGCAGTACGCGATCCTCGACGGCCGGTTGCGGCACCTGCCCGGCGGCATCGACGAGTACCTGCGGCTGGCCGCCCGCCGGGCCGCCCCACCGGCCCCCGCGCCCGCCCCCGCCCCGGAGCCGGCGCTGTCGGGCGCCGAGCGCCGGGCCGCGGAGAAGGAGCTGGCCGGCATGGACCGCCAGCTTGCGCGCCTGGCCGACCGGATCGCGGCCAAACACCACGAACTGGCCGAGCACGACCAATCGGACCACATCGGCATCGCGCGGCTCACCCAGGAGCTGCGCGCGCTGGAAGACGAGGTCGCCTCGACCGAGAGTCGCTGGCTGGACCTGTCGGAGATCCTCGAATAA
- a CDS encoding PAS and ANTAR domain-containing protein, whose product MTVNFEDEAVQGRDGEPARDGSADSACEAFMSDAVEERDLSAVDVVLGLGEPQSVGRFRFYLDGHRWEWSAAVARMHGYRPGQVEPTTELLLKHKHPDDRERVAAVLDRVMQGKPFSSRHRIIDTGGRTRCVVVAGDRMVDDSGTLIGTSGFYVDVTDSLQTDINNVLSAVADARARIEQAKGVLMAAYGISAERAFDILVWRSQETNLKLRDLAGRFLDALTSKASAETQSQVDRALLTLE is encoded by the coding sequence ATGACCGTGAACTTCGAAGACGAGGCCGTGCAGGGCCGCGACGGCGAGCCCGCCCGCGACGGTTCGGCGGACTCGGCGTGTGAGGCGTTCATGTCCGACGCCGTCGAAGAACGAGACCTCAGCGCGGTCGACGTGGTCCTGGGCCTCGGCGAGCCGCAGAGCGTCGGCCGGTTCCGGTTCTATCTGGACGGCCACCGTTGGGAGTGGTCGGCGGCGGTCGCCCGCATGCACGGGTATCGGCCGGGCCAGGTGGAGCCCACCACGGAATTGCTGCTCAAGCACAAGCATCCCGACGACCGCGAGCGCGTGGCGGCCGTCCTGGATCGCGTGATGCAGGGCAAGCCGTTCAGCAGCCGCCACCGCATCATCGACACCGGCGGGCGCACCCGCTGCGTCGTCGTCGCGGGCGACCGGATGGTCGACGACAGCGGCACTTTGATCGGGACGTCCGGTTTCTACGTCGACGTCACCGACTCGCTGCAGACCGACATCAACAACGTGCTGTCGGCGGTGGCCGACGCCCGCGCCCGAATCGAGCAGGCGAAGGGCGTGCTGATGGCCGCCTACGGCATCTCCGCCGAGCGGGCGTTCGACATCCTGGTGTGGCGCTCCCAGGAAACCAACCTCAAACTGCGCGACCTCGCCGGCCGCTTCCTGGACGCCCTGACCAGCAAGGCGTCGGCCGAGACGCAAAGCCAGGTGGACCGGGCGCTGCTGACCCTCGAATAG
- a CDS encoding enolase C-terminal domain-like protein: MNVDAPIDEVTAQVFEIPTDAPEADGTLSWSSTTLVLAEVTAGGRRGIGYTYAGGACGELITGPLAGTLTGHSALDITGRWQAMVRAMRNNGRPGLVSCAVSAVDTALWDLKGKLLDLPVCRLLGMAHDAVPIYGSGGFTTYDERTTRAQLERWVGDWKIPRVKIKIGESWGSDERRDLDRIALSRRVIGPDVELYVDANGGYRRKQAIRVAQAMADHDVTWFEEPVPSDDLAGLREVRDQVSPDVTAGEYGYDLAYFHRMLAAGAVDCLQIDVTRCGGITDWLRAAAVAAAHNVDVSGHCAPNLHAQVASVIPNLRHLEYFHDHHRIEHLLFDGALAPDGGALRPDQDRPGLGLEFRRADAEPYRKA; encoded by the coding sequence ATGAACGTCGACGCACCCATCGACGAGGTCACCGCGCAGGTCTTCGAAATCCCCACCGACGCACCGGAAGCCGACGGAACGTTGTCCTGGTCGTCGACCACCCTGGTGCTGGCCGAGGTGACCGCGGGCGGGCGGCGCGGGATCGGCTACACCTACGCCGGCGGCGCGTGCGGCGAGCTGATCACCGGGCCGCTCGCCGGCACGCTCACCGGGCACAGCGCCCTCGACATCACCGGGCGGTGGCAGGCGATGGTCCGGGCGATGCGTAACAACGGCCGGCCCGGATTGGTGTCGTGCGCGGTCTCGGCGGTCGACACCGCGCTGTGGGACCTCAAGGGCAAGCTGCTGGACCTGCCCGTCTGCCGGCTGCTCGGCATGGCGCACGACGCGGTACCGATCTACGGCAGCGGCGGGTTCACCACGTACGACGAGCGCACGACCCGGGCTCAACTCGAACGCTGGGTCGGCGACTGGAAGATCCCCCGGGTCAAGATCAAGATCGGCGAGTCGTGGGGCTCCGACGAGCGCCGCGACCTCGACCGAATCGCGCTGTCCCGCAGGGTGATCGGGCCGGACGTCGAACTGTATGTCGACGCCAACGGTGGCTACCGCCGCAAGCAGGCGATCCGGGTGGCCCAGGCGATGGCCGACCACGACGTCACGTGGTTCGAGGAACCCGTCCCCTCCGACGACCTGGCCGGGTTGCGGGAGGTCCGCGACCAGGTGAGCCCGGACGTCACCGCCGGCGAGTACGGCTACGACCTGGCCTACTTCCACCGGATGCTCGCCGCCGGGGCGGTCGACTGCCTGCAGATCGACGTCACCCGCTGCGGCGGCATCACGGACTGGCTGCGGGCCGCCGCCGTGGCCGCCGCCCACAACGTCGACGTGTCCGGGCACTGCGCCCCCAACCTGCACGCCCAGGTGGCGAGCGTGATCCCCAATCTGCGGCACCTGGAGTACTTCCACGATCATCACCGCATCGAACACCTGCTGTTCGACGGCGCGCTCGCGCCCGACGGCGGCGCGCTGCGGCCGGACCAGGATCGGCCCGGTCTGGGCCTGGAATTCAGACGCGCCGACGCCGAGCCCTACCGGAAGGCCTGA
- a CDS encoding SDR family oxidoreductase — translation MTQTVVITGASAGIGRATAQLFGRRGANVALLARGAAGLDGAARDVESGGGKALTIPVDVADHAAVVAAADETEAAFGPIDVWVNVAFTSVFAPFSEISAEEFKRVTEVSYLGYVHGTMAALAKMRPRDRGTVVQVGSALSQRSIPLQSAYCGAKHAINGFTESVRCELLHEHSKVRITVAQMPAVNTPQFSWVLSRLPRHPQPVPPIYQPEVAARGVLYAADHPERKQYWVGDSTAATLLAQKFVAPLLDRYLGRTGYDSQQTDEHVSPARPHNLWRPLDQEPGSDHGAHGGFDGNSHTLSPQLWASHHPVASGTGALGAAGLGAWLAARRWAR, via the coding sequence ATGACGCAGACAGTGGTGATCACCGGAGCCAGCGCCGGCATCGGCCGGGCCACCGCCCAGCTGTTCGGCCGGCGCGGGGCGAACGTCGCCCTGCTCGCCCGCGGCGCCGCCGGGCTGGACGGCGCGGCCCGCGACGTCGAATCCGGCGGCGGCAAGGCGCTGACCATCCCCGTCGACGTGGCCGACCACGCGGCCGTCGTCGCCGCCGCCGACGAGACCGAGGCGGCGTTCGGCCCCATCGACGTCTGGGTCAACGTCGCGTTCACCTCCGTGTTCGCACCGTTCAGCGAGATCAGCGCCGAGGAGTTCAAACGCGTGACCGAGGTGTCCTACCTCGGCTACGTGCACGGCACCATGGCGGCGCTGGCCAAGATGCGGCCGCGCGACCGCGGCACCGTCGTGCAGGTCGGCTCCGCGCTCAGCCAGCGGTCCATCCCGCTGCAGTCGGCCTACTGCGGCGCCAAGCACGCCATCAACGGGTTCACCGAATCGGTGCGCTGCGAGCTGCTGCACGAGCACTCGAAGGTCCGCATCACCGTGGCCCAGATGCCCGCCGTCAACACCCCGCAGTTCTCCTGGGTGCTCTCGCGGCTGCCGCGCCATCCGCAACCGGTGCCGCCGATCTACCAGCCCGAGGTCGCCGCCCGCGGCGTCCTGTATGCCGCCGATCATCCGGAGCGCAAACAATATTGGGTCGGCGACAGCACCGCGGCGACGCTGCTGGCGCAGAAGTTCGTCGCGCCGCTGCTGGACCGCTACCTGGGCCGCACCGGATACGACTCGCAACAGACCGACGAGCACGTCAGCCCCGCGCGGCCCCACAACCTGTGGCGGCCGCTCGACCAGGAACCGGGCAGCGACCACGGCGCGCACGGCGGGTTCGACGGCAACTCCCACACGCTGAGCCCGCAACTGTGGGCGTCCCACCATCCCGTCGCCAGCGGCACGGGCGCGCTGGGCGCGGCGGGACTCGGCGCGTGGCTCGCGGCGCGCCGGTGGGCCCGATGA
- a CDS encoding glycoside hydrolase family 15 protein encodes MADRTIDIEATFSPRVLREYALLADGERGALIGPQGDVAWMCAPRWDSDGVFSNLIGGGGIYAITPTDVRHVWGGYYEPGTLIWRNRWITRDGIVECREALAFPGDPDRAVLLRRLMGRRGSARVRVLLQPGAAFGRHGPGDLSADDGVWRGTSGRLHWRWLGACDARAVKAADGRGELLMCEITVDEGGQHDFVLELSERALPDQPPDPDIAWDATEAAWHRSVPELNCTIAPRDGRHSYAVLRGLTSSGGGMVAAATMSLPERAHANQNYDYRYAWIRDQVYAGIAAATVGATELLDRAVEFVGARLLEHGPDLKPAYTVTGDSVPSEETLDLPGYPGGTDKVGNWVNQQFQLDVFGEALQLLAWAGNAGRLDAEGWRAAQTAIGAIEKRWRDPDAGIWEIEDEHWTQSRLACVAGLRAIAKVAGGGAEVAACASLADRILADTAAGSLHPQGGYWQRSPRLPGVDASLLLPPVRGAVPADDPRTRATLDTVRRQLSHDGFVYRFRHDERDLGDAEGAFLLCGFMMALAEHQLGHAHCAMRWFERNRAACGPPGLFCEEYDVRQRQLRGNLPQAFAHALMLECTATLADDAVHHDLLNGKEIAR; translated from the coding sequence GTGGCTGACCGCACGATCGACATCGAGGCGACGTTCTCGCCGCGGGTGCTGCGCGAGTACGCGCTGCTCGCCGACGGCGAGCGGGGCGCCCTGATCGGCCCGCAGGGCGACGTCGCCTGGATGTGCGCGCCGCGGTGGGATTCCGACGGGGTCTTCTCCAATCTCATTGGGGGCGGCGGGATATACGCGATCACGCCGACCGACGTGCGACACGTGTGGGGCGGCTACTACGAGCCGGGCACCCTGATCTGGCGCAATCGCTGGATCACCCGCGACGGCATCGTGGAATGCCGTGAGGCGCTCGCCTTCCCCGGCGATCCCGACCGCGCGGTGCTGCTGCGCCGTCTCATGGGTCGCCGCGGGAGCGCTCGGGTGCGGGTGCTGCTGCAGCCGGGCGCGGCGTTCGGTCGGCACGGCCCCGGCGACCTGAGCGCCGACGACGGGGTGTGGCGCGGCACGTCGGGGCGGCTGCACTGGCGCTGGCTGGGTGCCTGCGACGCGCGCGCCGTCAAAGCGGCCGACGGGCGCGGTGAACTGCTCATGTGTGAGATCACCGTCGACGAGGGCGGTCAGCACGACTTCGTGCTGGAGCTCTCCGAGCGCGCGCTTCCCGACCAGCCGCCCGATCCCGACATCGCCTGGGACGCAACGGAGGCCGCCTGGCATCGCAGCGTGCCCGAGCTGAACTGCACCATCGCGCCCCGCGACGGTCGCCACTCCTACGCGGTGCTGCGCGGGCTGACCAGCAGCGGCGGCGGCATGGTGGCCGCCGCCACGATGAGCCTGCCCGAGCGCGCGCACGCCAACCAGAACTACGACTACCGCTACGCATGGATCCGGGATCAGGTCTATGCCGGCATCGCCGCCGCGACCGTCGGGGCGACGGAACTGCTCGACCGCGCGGTCGAATTCGTCGGCGCCCGGCTGCTCGAACACGGGCCCGACCTCAAGCCGGCCTACACCGTCACGGGCGACAGCGTGCCCAGCGAGGAAACCCTCGACCTGCCCGGCTATCCCGGGGGCACCGACAAGGTGGGCAACTGGGTCAACCAGCAGTTCCAGCTCGACGTGTTCGGCGAGGCGCTGCAGCTGCTGGCCTGGGCGGGCAACGCCGGCCGCCTCGACGCCGAGGGCTGGCGGGCCGCGCAGACGGCGATCGGCGCGATCGAAAAGCGCTGGCGCGACCCGGATGCCGGGATCTGGGAGATCGAGGACGAGCACTGGACGCAGTCGCGCCTGGCGTGCGTCGCCGGCCTGCGCGCGATCGCGAAAGTGGCGGGCGGCGGCGCCGAGGTGGCCGCCTGCGCGTCGCTAGCCGACCGGATCCTGGCCGACACGGCCGCCGGCAGCCTGCACCCGCAGGGCGGCTACTGGCAACGCAGCCCGCGGCTGCCCGGGGTGGACGCGTCGCTGCTGCTGCCACCCGTGCGCGGCGCGGTGCCCGCCGACGACCCGCGCACCCGGGCCACGCTGGACACCGTCCGCAGGCAGCTCAGCCACGACGGATTCGTCTACCGCTTCCGGCACGACGAGCGTGACCTCGGCGACGCCGAGGGGGCGTTTTTGCTCTGCGGGTTCATGATGGCGCTCGCCGAACATCAACTGGGACACGCGCATTGCGCGATGCGCTGGTTCGAACGCAACCGCGCCGCCTGCGGGCCACCCGGGTTGTTCTGCGAGGAATACGACGTCAGGCAGCGTCAGCTGCGCGGCAACCTCCCGCAGGCCTTCGCGCACGCGCTGATGCTGGAATGCACGGCCACGCTCGCCGACGACGCCGTCCACCATGACCTGTTGAACGGAAAGGAGATCGCGCGATGA
- a CDS encoding GMC family oxidoreductase gives MGDRPRGLLKGAVGPRDNESRFLLDVHSRDLPGEKTMQRYRDDDEVDLVVVGAGAGGSVLAQRLARAGWRVVILEAGPFWHPDEDWVSDEAGSHALYWTQKRIIGGEDPIELGKNNSGRGVGGSMVHYAGYTPRFHPSDFHTHTLDGVGADWPIRYEDIRPHYERIELELPVAGQNWPWGYPHRYSFSPHPISGAAAKLWRGAMRLGIEMRVGPVGIVNGTFGNRPHCIYRGYCLQGCKVNAKASPYVTHLPDALAHAVEIRANCMAARVELDENGAARGVVYYDEAGGTERLQRAKVVAIAGYSIETPRLLLNSASERFPNGLGNNEDQVGRYVMVQGATQSAGRWADEVRMYKAPPPEVSSEQFYETDPSRGFARGFSIQTVSPLPIGWAEHVLADGHWGRALREYMRDYNHWATIGVLNELLPLPDNRVTLARETDPYGIPVARFDYTLCDNDKANMAYSTKVIGDILHASGAQDVLTIERFAHLIGGARMGTRPDNSVVDSDHRVWGVPNLFLADGSVCPTQGSANPALTIMALASRLAERMATGKIRRDAPAGRRVKAGARG, from the coding sequence ATGGGCGACCGACCCCGCGGACTGCTCAAGGGAGCGGTCGGGCCCAGGGACAACGAATCGCGGTTCCTGCTCGACGTGCACTCGCGCGACCTGCCCGGCGAAAAAACGATGCAACGCTACCGCGACGACGACGAGGTCGACCTGGTGGTCGTCGGCGCGGGTGCCGGCGGATCGGTGCTCGCCCAGCGCCTCGCGCGGGCCGGCTGGCGGGTGGTAATCCTCGAGGCGGGCCCGTTCTGGCACCCGGACGAGGACTGGGTGTCCGACGAGGCGGGTTCGCACGCCCTGTACTGGACGCAAAAGCGCATCATCGGCGGCGAGGATCCAATTGAGTTGGGCAAGAACAACTCCGGGCGCGGGGTGGGCGGCTCGATGGTCCACTACGCCGGCTACACCCCGCGGTTCCATCCCAGCGATTTTCACACCCACACCCTCGACGGGGTCGGCGCGGACTGGCCGATCCGCTACGAGGACATCCGCCCCCACTACGAGCGGATCGAGCTCGAGCTGCCGGTGGCCGGGCAGAACTGGCCCTGGGGCTACCCGCATCGGTATTCCTTTTCACCGCACCCGATTTCGGGTGCGGCCGCCAAGCTGTGGCGGGGCGCGATGCGGCTCGGCATCGAGATGCGGGTCGGGCCCGTCGGCATCGTCAACGGCACCTTCGGCAACCGCCCGCACTGCATCTACCGCGGTTACTGCCTGCAGGGCTGCAAGGTCAACGCCAAGGCCAGCCCCTACGTCACGCACCTGCCCGACGCGCTGGCGCACGCCGTGGAGATCCGGGCCAACTGCATGGCGGCCCGCGTCGAGCTCGACGAGAACGGGGCCGCACGCGGCGTGGTCTACTACGACGAGGCCGGCGGCACCGAACGGCTGCAGCGGGCCAAGGTCGTCGCCATCGCCGGGTATTCCATCGAAACGCCGCGCCTGCTGCTGAACTCGGCGAGCGAACGCTTCCCGAACGGCTTGGGCAACAACGAAGACCAGGTCGGCCGCTACGTGATGGTGCAGGGCGCCACGCAGTCCGCGGGCCGGTGGGCCGACGAGGTCCGGATGTACAAGGCCCCTCCCCCGGAGGTGTCCTCGGAGCAGTTCTACGAGACCGACCCGTCGCGCGGGTTCGCCCGCGGCTTCTCCATCCAGACCGTGTCGCCGCTGCCCATCGGGTGGGCCGAACACGTGCTGGCCGACGGGCATTGGGGCCGCGCGTTACGCGAGTACATGCGCGACTACAACCACTGGGCGACCATCGGCGTGCTCAACGAGCTGTTGCCGCTGCCGGACAACCGGGTCACCCTGGCCCGGGAAACCGACCCGTACGGCATCCCCGTCGCCCGGTTCGACTACACGCTGTGCGACAACGACAAGGCCAACATGGCCTACTCCACCAAGGTGATCGGCGACATCCTGCACGCCTCCGGCGCCCAGGACGTGCTGACCATCGAGCGTTTCGCCCACCTCATCGGGGGCGCCCGGATGGGCACCCGGCCGGACAACTCCGTCGTCGACTCAGACCACCGGGTGTGGGGCGTGCCGAACCTGTTCCTCGCCGACGGCTCGGTGTGCCCGACGCAGGGCTCGGCGAACCCGGCACTGACGATCATGGCGCTGGCCTCGCGGCTGGCCGAGCGGATGGCGACCGGGAAGATCCGCCGCGACGCCCCGGCCGGCCGGCGGGTAAAGGCGGGGGCCCGTGGCTGA
- a CDS encoding gluconate 2-dehydrogenase subunit 3 family protein, giving the protein MADTTRPDHLPNLRPDRKPPHPSWLPRQRRGVTPQMIGRYPDFDVLETTDTWDRATKKVVLARLEPPGPLRFFTAEEEPCLRAFCDTVLAQDTEPRVPVAESVDSKLADGRLDGYQYADMPDDRDTWRLVLRALDETASSRYGKDSFAAAEPDTREAIIDRFSDGRLEGGTWERLNVKRAWSVCMRMVLSGFYSHPWAWNEIGFGGPAYPRGFMRLGGATGDAAAREPFETRGATDEDPVRVVQRGEL; this is encoded by the coding sequence ATGGCCGACACCACACGCCCCGACCACCTGCCGAACCTGCGACCCGATCGCAAGCCGCCGCACCCGTCCTGGCTCCCCCGACAACGCCGGGGAGTCACCCCCCAAATGATCGGCCGGTACCCGGATTTCGACGTGCTCGAGACGACCGACACCTGGGACCGGGCCACCAAGAAAGTGGTGTTGGCGCGGCTGGAGCCGCCCGGCCCGCTGCGGTTCTTCACAGCGGAAGAGGAGCCGTGTCTGCGCGCGTTCTGCGACACGGTGCTGGCCCAGGACACCGAGCCGCGCGTGCCGGTGGCCGAGTCCGTCGACTCCAAGCTCGCCGACGGCCGGCTCGACGGCTACCAGTACGCCGACATGCCCGACGACCGCGACACCTGGCGGCTGGTGCTGCGCGCGCTCGACGAGACCGCGTCGAGCCGCTACGGCAAGGACTCGTTCGCCGCCGCCGAGCCCGACACGCGCGAGGCGATCATCGACCGGTTCTCCGACGGCCGCTTGGAGGGCGGAACCTGGGAGCGCCTGAACGTCAAACGCGCGTGGTCGGTGTGCATGCGAATGGTGTTGTCCGGGTTCTACTCCCATCCGTGGGCGTGGAACGAGATCGGTTTCGGCGGCCCGGCCTACCCGCGCGGGTTCATGCGCCTGGGCGGTGCGACCGGGGACGCCGCGGCGCGCGAACCGTTCGAGACGAGGGGCGCGACGGACGAGGACCCGGTCCGCGTGGTGCAGCGCGGTGAGCTGTGA